The following proteins come from a genomic window of Myroides odoratus DSM 2801:
- a CDS encoding tropomyosin, producing SFTIDETNNTLVITDTEGVSFPVAIDDLGRVLANNDVFVTNLVNNKTFTTKLGNDEHFVTTITNNEDFITNVINTLKGKYGNVNYDPTTNTFVYYDEHGAEHDVDWSALNTTNVSFTLVNDKLVVTDSEQNVVELAVTDIASNKTFVEHIATNQDFITKLGDNLEFINHITNNEDFVTNIVNTLKGKYGNVNYDPTTNTFVYYDEHGVEHNVDWGALNTTNVSFTLVNDKLVVTDSEQNVVELAVTDIASNKTFVEHIATNQDFITKLGDNTTFITTIADKLRDKYGNVSYDGTSFTYVDETGTHNIDLEEFVKDNETITTLANVDGVLTYTNEANEPVVVNIPSLVKGNETLTVLKNVVTQEEDESGQELDVYTLTYKDENGDEHPIDIKVLVKGTETVTTLIYDPQEHILTYTNEKGEKTDLILTDLVGDGESLTKLEFDAVNNALLYTDEEQIIHTIEIESINQHPWLDTTTHKVATSPSANIYTKGWVGIGFTEPSGAPNEKLRVNGSITAVNSYYADYVFEKYFDGYSSLKYDYKFKSLDVVEDFIKENRHLPGITPIHELSKSEEGYAFNVSELSIQLLEKTEELYLHIIEQNKELEEKESRIKELEQANQNVQQKVEQLEKMLLDFMQKN from the coding sequence AGCTTTACTATCGATGAGACTAATAATACATTGGTAATTACTGATACGGAAGGTGTTAGCTTTCCGGTGGCTATTGATGATCTAGGACGAGTTCTTGCCAATAACGATGTATTTGTAACTAATTTAGTTAATAATAAAACGTTTACAACGAAGTTGGGTAATGATGAACATTTTGTAACGACCATTACAAACAATGAGGATTTTATTACGAACGTCATCAATACATTAAAAGGCAAATACGGAAACGTCAATTACGATCCAACGACTAATACTTTTGTTTATTACGATGAACATGGAGCAGAGCACGACGTTGATTGGAGTGCCTTAAACACAACTAACGTTAGTTTTACGCTAGTGAATGATAAGTTGGTTGTTACCGATTCGGAACAAAATGTAGTTGAATTAGCGGTAACAGATATTGCCAGTAACAAAACATTTGTAGAGCACATTGCTACGAATCAAGATTTCATTACTAAGTTGGGTGATAATCTTGAGTTTATCAATCACATTACGAACAATGAGGATTTCGTTACCAATATTGTCAATACATTAAAAGGTAAATATGGAAACGTAAACTACGATCCAACGACTAATACTTTTGTTTATTACGATGAACATGGAGTAGAACACAACGTCGATTGGGGTGCATTAAACACAACTAACGTTAGTTTTACGCTAGTGAATGACAAGTTGGTTGTGACGGATTCAGAACAAAATGTGGTTGAATTAGCAGTAACAGATATTGCTAGTAACAAAACGTTTGTAGAGCACATTGCTACGAATCAAGATTTCATTACCAAGTTGGGTGATAATACTACTTTTATCACGACAATTGCCGATAAGTTGAGAGACAAATATGGAAACGTAAGTTATGATGGAACTTCCTTTACTTATGTAGATGAAACAGGTACGCATAATATTGACTTGGAGGAGTTTGTGAAAGATAATGAAACGATAACTACTTTAGCCAATGTAGATGGTGTGTTAACCTATACAAATGAAGCTAATGAACCAGTTGTGGTTAATATTCCAAGTTTAGTAAAAGGTAATGAGACCTTAACTGTTCTTAAAAATGTCGTAACTCAAGAAGAGGATGAATCTGGACAAGAATTAGATGTTTATACCTTAACCTATAAGGATGAAAATGGAGATGAACACCCAATTGACATCAAAGTATTGGTGAAAGGAACCGAAACGGTAACGACCTTGATTTACGATCCACAAGAGCATATTTTAACTTATACCAATGAAAAAGGAGAAAAAACAGATTTGATTTTGACTGATTTAGTAGGTGATGGAGAATCTTTGACCAAATTAGAGTTTGATGCAGTAAATAATGCGTTGTTATATACAGACGAAGAACAAATTATCCATACGATTGAAATTGAGTCAATCAATCAACATCCTTGGTTAGATACGACAACACATAAAGTTGCAACTTCTCCTTCAGCAAATATTTACACGAAAGGATGGGTTGGGATTGGTTTTACAGAACCATCAGGAGCACCTAATGAGAAGTTAAGAGTTAATGGAAGTATCACAGCTGTAAATAGTTACTATGCAGATTATGTGTTTGAAAAGTATTTTGATGGATATTCATCCTTAAAATATGATTATAAGTTTAAAAGCTTAGATGTTGTTGAAGACTTTATTAAAGAAAATCGTCACTTACCTGGGATAACGCCAATTCATGAATTGAGTAAATCAGAGGAAGGTTATGCTTTTAATGTTTCAGAATTATCGATACAGCTTTTAGAAAAAACAGAAGAATTGTATTTACATATTATTGAGCAAAATAAAGAATTAGAGGAAAAAGAGTCTAGAATTAAAGAATTAGAACAAGCTAATCAAAATGTGCAACAAAAAGTAGAGCAATTAGAGAAAATGCTGCTAGACTTCATGCAAAAAAACTAA
- a CDS encoding OmpA family protein: MVKQIIQLGILSIALGLSTTGYSQIKKEKQADKSFDRLAYVDAIKVYERMANQGYVNTSILQNLADAYYFNGKLVEANTWYTELFEGNYEDKELAKLPSEYYYRYAQTLKSVEDYTKSKQMMDQFAVLEQRDSRVELYSKNRDYLAHIENRSDRYDIKRLDFNTAYSDYGGTLLGDQFIFTSARATDQQGSSSKIHAWTNESYTSLYRSTIGQSGFGEPVLFAPEINSEVNDATAVFTQDGNTMYFTRNNSKASGKSKQNKEKTSLLKLYKAVKQADGKWGQVEELPFNSDNFNTAHPALTPDDKWLYFASDRQGTRGQSDLFRVALYEYEGYGPVENLGSAINTEGRENFPFIASDYQLYFSSDGHLGLGGLDVFTAKIYPNGSFGPVVNMGTPINSSMDDFGFYLDPKQNKGFVSSNRAEGKGSDDIYFLAEKPCKQTIEGTVYDKDTNEIVANALIVISDALYQKSDTLYTNAKGYYITSLLDCGYKYRIKAEKESYNTVEVAFNVNREPGVKTVNIGLEKAEKPLGLNDDLFKRLNLQPIYFDFDKSNIRRDAAIELMKVVEVLKEYPSIKIDVRSHTDSRGNDVYNMSLSDRRVKSTIKWMIEQGIDPSRLTGRGYGESQLLNKCSNGVPCTTSEHQENRRSEFIIKEI; this comes from the coding sequence ATGGTGAAACAGATAATACAACTTGGAATATTAAGTATAGCCTTGGGCTTAAGCACAACAGGTTATAGTCAAATTAAAAAGGAAAAACAGGCTGATAAAAGCTTTGATCGACTGGCCTATGTTGATGCCATTAAAGTGTATGAACGCATGGCAAATCAAGGGTATGTCAATACCTCTATTCTGCAAAACCTCGCTGATGCCTACTATTTTAATGGGAAATTAGTAGAGGCGAATACATGGTATACGGAGCTCTTTGAAGGGAATTATGAAGATAAAGAATTGGCCAAATTACCTTCAGAATATTACTATCGCTATGCACAAACTTTAAAGTCAGTGGAAGATTATACAAAATCGAAACAAATGATGGATCAGTTTGCAGTATTAGAACAGCGAGATTCTAGGGTAGAGCTATATAGCAAGAACCGCGATTATTTGGCTCATATTGAAAATCGATCGGATCGCTATGATATTAAACGCTTAGATTTTAATACAGCCTATTCAGATTATGGCGGAACCCTGCTTGGAGATCAGTTTATATTTACGTCAGCACGGGCTACAGATCAGCAAGGTAGTAGTAGTAAAATCCACGCTTGGACAAATGAAAGTTACACCAGTTTATATCGTTCAACTATTGGTCAAAGTGGTTTTGGAGAACCAGTACTTTTTGCACCAGAAATCAATTCAGAAGTTAATGATGCAACCGCTGTTTTTACACAAGATGGCAATACGATGTATTTCACGCGTAACAATTCCAAAGCAAGTGGAAAAAGCAAGCAAAATAAAGAGAAGACTTCTTTATTGAAATTATACAAAGCAGTAAAACAAGCGGATGGAAAGTGGGGACAAGTAGAAGAATTGCCATTCAATTCGGATAATTTTAATACCGCCCATCCTGCATTAACGCCAGACGATAAGTGGTTGTACTTTGCTTCTGATCGACAAGGTACAAGAGGGCAGTCCGATTTATTTCGCGTGGCTTTGTATGAGTATGAGGGATATGGTCCAGTTGAAAATTTAGGTTCCGCTATCAATACAGAAGGTAGAGAAAACTTTCCTTTTATAGCTTCTGATTATCAGTTGTATTTCTCTTCTGATGGGCATCTAGGTTTAGGAGGATTGGACGTATTTACAGCCAAGATCTACCCGAATGGAAGTTTTGGCCCTGTCGTGAATATGGGAACCCCTATTAACAGCAGTATGGATGATTTTGGGTTCTACTTGGATCCTAAACAAAATAAAGGATTTGTTAGTTCAAACCGCGCAGAGGGTAAAGGATCAGATGATATTTATTTCCTTGCAGAAAAACCATGTAAGCAAACGATTGAAGGAACAGTATACGACAAAGATACCAATGAAATCGTAGCGAATGCCTTGATTGTTATTTCAGATGCGCTCTATCAAAAATCAGATACGCTTTACACCAATGCGAAAGGATATTATATCACTTCACTTTTAGATTGTGGATATAAGTACCGCATTAAAGCAGAAAAAGAATCCTATAATACCGTTGAAGTTGCTTTTAATGTAAATCGAGAACCTGGGGTAAAAACAGTAAATATTGGCTTAGAAAAAGCAGAGAAACCGTTAGGCTTAAACGATGATTTATTTAAAAGACTCAATTTACAACCGATCTACTTTGATTTTGACAAATCGAATATCCGCAGAGATGCTGCGATTGAGTTGATGAAAGTAGTCGAGGTATTGAAAGAATACCCTTCCATAAAAATTGATGTTCGCTCTCATACAGATAGTAGAGGAAATGATGTATACAACATGAGTTTGTCCGATCGTCGTGTGAAATCAACCATTAAATGGATGATTGAACAAGGAATCGATCCGAGTCGCTTGACTGGACGAGGATACGGAGAAAGTCAGTTACTAAACAAATGTAGCAATGGTGTACCGTGTACGACTTCGGAACACCAAGAAAATAGACGCAGTGAATTTATTATTAAAGAAATATAA
- a CDS encoding PorP/SprF family type IX secretion system membrane protein, with the protein MRLKNTIKTFVLGGVGLFCMEQSYAQQDPQYTQYMYNHSNINPAYAGSREGLNIFGLYRTQWVGLEGAPKTATLSVNTPLGESGLGLGVSFVNDHLGVMDDNTLAVDLSYAVNLNYNYKLAFGLKGSANLLDVNYSKLHIYNPTDPVAEDDIKNEFNANIGAGLFLYSDRAYVGVSVPTLLTRSRYDDNNVKTMREKMHLYVTGGYVFDLNPNIKFKPAAMVKMEQGSPLQMDVSANFMFVDKFTAGVAYRWDAAVSGLVGFQVSDQIMVGYSYDAETSKLARYNSGSHEIFMRFTLFNSYKRVAAPRFF; encoded by the coding sequence ATGAGACTAAAAAACACAATAAAGACTTTTGTTCTTGGAGGGGTAGGCTTGTTTTGTATGGAACAATCCTATGCACAACAAGATCCACAATATACACAGTATATGTACAACCACTCGAACATCAACCCTGCTTATGCGGGAAGTAGAGAAGGGTTGAATATTTTTGGTTTATATCGCACCCAATGGGTGGGATTAGAGGGGGCTCCTAAAACAGCAACTTTGTCTGTCAATACTCCTTTGGGTGAATCAGGATTGGGATTAGGGGTGAGTTTTGTCAATGATCATTTAGGTGTGATGGACGATAATACTTTAGCGGTTGACTTATCTTATGCAGTGAATCTGAACTACAATTATAAGTTAGCTTTTGGATTGAAAGGGTCTGCAAATTTACTAGATGTGAATTACAGTAAGTTACATATTTACAATCCGACAGATCCAGTAGCAGAAGACGATATTAAGAATGAATTTAATGCCAATATAGGAGCGGGATTATTCTTGTATTCGGATCGGGCTTATGTAGGTGTTTCGGTACCCACATTACTAACTCGTTCACGCTATGACGATAATAATGTCAAAACAATGCGTGAAAAGATGCACTTGTATGTGACAGGGGGGTATGTGTTTGATCTGAATCCAAACATCAAATTTAAACCAGCTGCTATGGTAAAAATGGAACAGGGATCTCCCCTGCAAATGGATGTATCTGCCAACTTCATGTTTGTAGATAAGTTTACCGCAGGAGTTGCTTACCGATGGGATGCTGCTGTGAGTGGTTTAGTTGGTTTTCAAGTATCAGATCAGATTATGGTTGGTTATAGCTATGATGCTGAAACTTCCAAATTGGCTCGATATAATTCGGGATCTCATGAAATCTTTATGCGATTCACTTTGTTTAATAGCTACAAGCGCGTTGCTGCGCCAAGGTTCTTCTAA
- a CDS encoding gliding motility-associated C-terminal domain-containing protein, whose protein sequence is MSQNYFKLTSLLLICVHTLSYGQDESEHIQLVNTGLFSVRPETILSTRLDFTNTASGTFVNDGSVYYYKNFANDGYYGISSSLKSSSTFFILSNSTQAKRITGNSLASFYNIEFDSELNGDAFDLMNNIDISGLAHFKNGIVKVDPTKNAITSVSNGMVTFLAGARHENVGNHSFIEGAVEKKGNDRFEYPIGHKKYFRPAVISAPDDILATIVGQYYLDDAPFFTTHKKTAGVIKVLNEKEYWRLEGNLKQPNMVVLSLDWNEETTPPELLKNPEEELHIVRWDAKQQLWVDEGGVVDMSLNRVTTVAEIKDFGYFTLATVKKDWIIEGDVVIYNLVTPDGDGKNDYFIIDNINKYPNNRVEIYNRWGVKVYETTGYDPKGDGSTNVFRGYSDGKITVDKNKKLPSGTYYYVVTYEYKDANGSRMIKKAANLHVETN, encoded by the coding sequence ATGAGTCAGAATTATTTCAAATTAACCTCCTTGCTGCTTATTTGTGTTCATACCTTATCTTATGGACAAGATGAATCGGAGCATATTCAGCTAGTGAATACAGGTTTATTCAGTGTCCGTCCAGAAACCATTTTATCCACTCGGCTCGATTTTACGAATACAGCTTCTGGTACTTTTGTGAATGATGGGAGTGTGTATTATTATAAGAATTTTGCGAATGATGGTTATTACGGGATTTCTTCTTCGCTGAAGAGTTCTTCTACTTTTTTTATTTTATCTAATTCTACTCAAGCAAAGCGAATCACCGGAAATAGTTTGGCTTCTTTTTACAATATTGAATTTGACAGCGAACTAAATGGAGATGCTTTTGACTTAATGAATAATATTGATATTTCGGGGTTGGCTCATTTTAAAAATGGTATTGTAAAAGTAGATCCAACAAAAAATGCGATTACTTCAGTTTCTAATGGTATGGTTACTTTCCTTGCTGGGGCTCGACATGAGAATGTTGGCAATCACAGCTTTATTGAAGGAGCAGTAGAAAAGAAAGGAAATGATCGTTTTGAATATCCTATTGGACATAAAAAATATTTTCGACCAGCAGTGATTAGTGCACCAGATGACATTTTAGCCACTATTGTGGGGCAATATTATTTAGACGATGCTCCGTTTTTTACAACACACAAAAAAACAGCAGGGGTAATTAAGGTGTTAAACGAAAAAGAATATTGGCGATTGGAAGGGAACTTAAAACAACCGAATATGGTTGTCTTGAGTTTGGATTGGAATGAGGAAACTACCCCGCCGGAATTACTTAAAAATCCAGAAGAGGAATTGCATATTGTCCGCTGGGATGCCAAACAACAGCTATGGGTAGATGAAGGCGGAGTCGTGGATATGTCTCTCAATAGGGTAACAACAGTCGCAGAAATTAAAGATTTTGGTTATTTCACGTTAGCCACAGTAAAAAAGGATTGGATTATTGAAGGTGATGTAGTGATTTACAATCTAGTCACACCCGATGGAGATGGTAAAAATGATTACTTCATTATTGATAATATCAACAAATATCCCAATAACCGCGTAGAGATTTACAACCGTTGGGGAGTAAAAGTATATGAAACTACGGGGTATGATCCAAAAGGAGATGGAAGTACAAATGTATTTAGAGGCTATTCAGACGGTAAGATTACAGTGGATAAAAATAAAAAATTACCAAGTGGAACGTATTACTACGTAGTGACTTATGAATACAAAGATGCTAATGGTAGTCGTATGATTAAGAAAGCGGCCAATTTACATGTAGAGACCAATTAA
- the mnmD gene encoding tRNA (5-methylaminomethyl-2-thiouridine)(34)-methyltransferase MnmD, with the protein MKRKIIVTSDGSHSLEVEEWGETYHSIHGAIQESNHVYIEQGLMKFMDQDEIKILEFGLGTGLNAFLTMANVVPKEKKLVYHTIEAFPLTESEYSVLTFPSLVSDFREGEVLFKALHQAPWDVEIDLHPQVSVQKLHATFETVALQRADFDLVYFDVFGYQFQPHLWSEAIFKTAYDSLKKGGMLVTYACRNPIKRNMKAAGFTIEIVAGPPGKREMLLAYKN; encoded by the coding sequence ATGAAGAGAAAGATTATAGTCACTTCAGATGGTTCTCATTCGCTAGAAGTAGAAGAGTGGGGAGAAACGTATCATTCGATTCACGGGGCGATACAAGAATCTAACCATGTTTATATTGAACAAGGACTGATGAAGTTTATGGACCAAGACGAAATAAAAATACTGGAGTTTGGTTTAGGAACAGGATTGAATGCCTTTTTAACCATGGCGAACGTTGTACCAAAGGAAAAAAAATTAGTTTACCATACTATTGAAGCGTTTCCACTGACAGAATCAGAATATAGTGTATTGACTTTTCCTTCGCTGGTATCTGACTTTAGGGAAGGAGAAGTATTGTTTAAGGCTTTACATCAAGCACCTTGGGATGTTGAAATCGATTTGCATCCACAAGTATCAGTACAGAAACTACATGCAACATTCGAAACGGTAGCCCTACAACGCGCTGATTTTGATTTGGTCTATTTTGATGTTTTTGGCTATCAATTTCAGCCCCATTTATGGTCTGAAGCTATTTTTAAAACTGCCTATGACAGCTTAAAAAAGGGAGGGATGTTGGTGACTTATGCTTGTCGAAATCCAATTAAAAGAAACATGAAAGCCGCTGGATTTACTATTGAAATTGTAGCAGGTCCACCTGGCAAAAGAGAAATGCTTCTCGCATATAAAAATTAG
- a CDS encoding DUF4920 domain-containing protein: MKYLVLTLGLLALATTSCAKKQEQQVTEEVATTPTKEYETFGQDLDAQLPVLSKEEMWSKFDHLKEGDTLQVAFTSTIKEVCQKKGCWMQVDLDQDKSSFVRFKDYGFFAPMNAAGHEVVMQGKAFVSVVSIDELKHYAKDAGKSEAEIAAITEPKVTYAFEADGIAIAK; the protein is encoded by the coding sequence ATGAAATACCTCGTATTAACCCTAGGATTACTTGCTTTAGCAACGACTAGTTGTGCAAAGAAACAAGAGCAACAAGTAACAGAAGAAGTCGCAACAACACCAACGAAAGAGTATGAAACGTTCGGACAAGATCTAGATGCTCAATTACCTGTTTTATCGAAAGAAGAAATGTGGAGCAAATTTGATCATTTAAAAGAAGGTGATACTTTACAGGTTGCCTTTACGTCTACAATTAAAGAAGTATGTCAGAAAAAAGGATGTTGGATGCAAGTGGATTTAGATCAAGATAAAAGTAGTTTTGTTCGCTTCAAGGATTATGGTTTTTTTGCGCCAATGAATGCTGCAGGGCATGAGGTGGTGATGCAAGGAAAAGCTTTTGTATCTGTGGTGTCTATTGATGAGTTAAAACATTATGCTAAAGATGCTGGTAAAAGCGAAGCTGAAATAGCTGCGATTACGGAACCTAAAGTGACTTATGCATTTGAGGCAGATGGGATTGCAATTGCTAAATAA
- a CDS encoding branched-chain amino acid aminotransferase, whose translation MSLETKFELSIDKIEKSRVDSIDFENVKFGSIFTDHMLVCHYKDGKWGKVEIKPYGPMSFAPSINVFHYGQAIFEGMKAYKDNNDDVWLFRPRENWARFNKSAERMAMPHIDEERFIDGLKALLDLDREWVRKGEGNSLYLRPFMVGTHEGVVAGPSSEFMFCVICSPARTYYSGKVKVQVAEHYSRAANGGVGYTKCSGNYGGQFYPTQLAQQEGYQQIIWTDDATHTKLEEAGTMNVFFRIGDTLITAPTSERILDGVTRKSLIDIAKSKGINVEVRAIVVQELLDAHAKGELLEIFGAGTAVTIGQIEGFAYQQKYYELPNVKDEDSYAIMLKTNLQGIQQKAIEDTFNWTEKI comes from the coding sequence ATGAGTTTAGAAACAAAATTTGAACTTTCTATCGATAAAATAGAAAAGTCTAGAGTCGATTCAATTGATTTCGAGAATGTAAAATTTGGATCTATTTTCACGGATCATATGTTGGTTTGTCATTATAAAGATGGTAAATGGGGAAAAGTGGAAATCAAACCTTATGGACCGATGAGTTTCGCACCTTCAATTAATGTTTTCCACTACGGACAAGCTATTTTCGAGGGAATGAAAGCGTACAAAGATAACAATGACGATGTATGGTTATTCCGTCCACGCGAGAACTGGGCTCGTTTTAATAAATCTGCAGAACGTATGGCTATGCCACATATTGATGAAGAGAGATTTATTGATGGTTTAAAAGCACTTTTAGATTTAGATAGAGAATGGGTTAGAAAAGGAGAAGGAAACTCTTTATACTTACGTCCATTTATGGTTGGTACACACGAAGGTGTTGTTGCAGGACCATCTAGCGAATTTATGTTCTGTGTTATTTGTTCTCCTGCTCGTACATACTACTCAGGAAAAGTAAAAGTACAAGTTGCTGAGCACTATAGCCGCGCAGCTAACGGAGGTGTAGGTTATACTAAATGTTCTGGAAACTACGGTGGACAGTTCTACCCTACTCAATTAGCACAACAAGAAGGATACCAACAAATTATCTGGACTGATGATGCTACACATACAAAATTAGAAGAGGCTGGTACAATGAACGTATTCTTCAGAATTGGAGATACTTTAATTACAGCGCCTACGAGTGAGCGTATCTTAGATGGTGTTACAAGAAAGAGTTTAATTGACATCGCTAAAAGCAAAGGAATCAACGTTGAAGTACGCGCTATCGTTGTTCAAGAATTATTGGATGCACATGCTAAAGGTGAATTATTAGAAATCTTTGGTGCTGGAACTGCAGTAACTATCGGACAAATTGAAGGTTTTGCTTACCAACAAAAATACTACGAATTACCAAATGTAAAAGATGAAGATTCTTATGCTATCATGTTGAAAACAAACCTACAAGGTATTCAACAAAAAGCAATTGAAGATACTTTCAACTGGACAGAAAAAATATAA
- a CDS encoding SRPBCC family protein — protein MKILKYFLLLITLLCVSLIVFVLTQSGNFKITKSFELDAPQPIVYQYIQDLNNWNDWIATEKLANGVYAIDLPNIGTYQIRKEYEKLNDSISQDILYDNKLSNIIWRFSTQGQKTKVDFSFEGSIDLRTKILTFFSGSPNKVVGEAIDNSINGLIVFFIKQYKEYDLTTTGSVNKAPLNYIYLNGTADYTDIKPSIELLHAKLTEFCTANHIKVDTTPLLIFDNTPLTQTLSFQYGFKLNDSIFLNEEELFKTATLEASSYFESTVSGYYSHLPKALREIRPIISKSEVFTNNPAGKMIIELNQSSFNNRLPSSWKTTILIPIIQNQQPTTVYDSIRRPYTRPYGIPKENSTTTDTPPTTTTGQEENNG, from the coding sequence ATGAAAATTCTCAAGTATTTCCTACTGCTTATTACCTTATTATGCGTTTCGCTTATTGTTTTTGTATTGACACAAAGTGGTAATTTCAAAATAACGAAATCCTTTGAATTAGATGCACCTCAACCTATTGTTTATCAATATATTCAAGATTTAAACAACTGGAACGACTGGATTGCAACAGAAAAATTAGCCAATGGGGTATACGCCATTGACCTACCCAATATAGGTACGTACCAAATTCGAAAAGAATACGAAAAACTCAATGATAGTATCTCTCAAGATATTTTATATGACAATAAATTGTCTAACATCATTTGGCGTTTCTCTACACAAGGGCAAAAAACAAAAGTAGATTTCTCTTTTGAAGGTTCCATTGATCTTAGAACGAAAATCCTTACGTTCTTTTCGGGATCTCCCAATAAAGTTGTTGGAGAAGCGATCGACAATAGCATCAACGGGCTTATTGTATTTTTTATTAAACAATACAAAGAATATGATCTAACTACAACGGGATCGGTTAATAAAGCACCGTTAAACTATATCTACCTCAACGGAACTGCGGACTATACGGATATCAAACCGTCCATTGAATTGCTACACGCAAAATTAACGGAGTTTTGTACAGCAAATCATATTAAAGTAGATACTACTCCTTTATTAATTTTTGACAACACTCCATTAACACAGACGTTGTCCTTTCAATATGGTTTTAAACTAAACGATTCAATCTTCTTGAATGAAGAAGAACTTTTCAAAACAGCTACATTAGAAGCTAGCTCTTACTTTGAAAGCACTGTTTCGGGATATTATTCGCATCTGCCAAAAGCATTGAGAGAGATTAGACCAATCATCAGCAAATCAGAAGTATTTACGAATAATCCAGCAGGAAAAATGATTATCGAATTGAATCAATCTTCTTTCAATAACCGTTTACCTTCTTCTTGGAAAACAACAATTTTGATTCCGATTATACAAAATCAACAACCAACAACGGTATATGACAGCATAAGACGACCGTATACCCGTCCTTACGGAATACCCAAAGAAAACAGTACAACAACAGATACTCCTCCAACCACAACAACAGGACAAGAGGAAAACAACGGATAA
- the kdsB gene encoding 3-deoxy-manno-octulosonate cytidylyltransferase, with protein MKVIAVIPARYASTRFPAKLMQELGGKTIIRRTYEATVATGLFDDVFVVTDSPLIFDEIQMHGGKVVRSIKEHESGSDRIAEAIADIEADIVINVQGDEPFVNKDNLEQLIEIFKEDTAKQIDLASLMTPIHDWAIIENPNNVKVVVDENKVALYFSRSVIPYPRDRETGVQYYQHIGVYAFRREALLEFTTWPMKFLEATEKLEQLRYLEYGKRIKMAITHHVGVGIDTPEDLERAKALLASGL; from the coding sequence ATGAAAGTAATTGCGGTAATTCCGGCTCGTTATGCCTCTACGCGTTTTCCTGCTAAATTAATGCAAGAATTAGGAGGAAAGACCATTATTCGTAGAACCTATGAAGCTACGGTAGCAACAGGATTATTTGATGATGTTTTTGTAGTGACTGATTCACCTTTAATTTTTGATGAAATTCAAATGCACGGAGGTAAAGTAGTTCGCAGTATAAAAGAACATGAAAGTGGCAGTGATCGTATTGCAGAAGCCATTGCGGATATCGAAGCCGATATTGTGATTAACGTTCAAGGAGATGAGCCTTTTGTCAATAAAGATAATCTGGAGCAGTTGATTGAGATTTTTAAAGAAGATACCGCAAAACAAATCGATTTAGCGTCTTTAATGACTCCTATTCACGATTGGGCTATTATTGAAAATCCTAACAATGTGAAAGTAGTAGTGGATGAAAATAAAGTAGCGTTGTATTTCTCTCGTTCTGTTATTCCTTATCCTCGCGATAGAGAAACAGGGGTGCAGTATTACCAACATATTGGAGTATATGCGTTCAGAAGAGAAGCGCTGTTAGAGTTTACTACTTGGCCAATGAAGTTCTTGGAAGCGACAGAGAAATTAGAACAATTGCGTTACTTGGAATACGGTAAGCGCATTAAAATGGCGATTACGCACCACGTGGGAGTAGGTATTGATACGCCAGAAGATTTAGAACGAGCTAAAGCCTTATTGGCTAGTGGATTATAA